Proteins found in one Pseudoxanthomonas sp. SL93 genomic segment:
- the rlmE gene encoding 23S rRNA (uridine(2552)-2'-O)-methyltransferase RlmE, with protein sequence MATRSKSSQRWLKEHFSDPYVKKAQAEGLRSRAAYKLEELLERDRLLKPGMVVVDLGAAPGGWSQFVRQALGDHGRVVAMDILEMPPLAGVEFLHGDFREDGVLSQLEAMLNGQPVDLVLSDMAPNKSGVDAVDQPRMMHLAELAMEFADAHLKPGGAFLIKLFQGTGFDDYIRELRRRYDKVAIRKPDASRKRSPEVYALGQGKRIQIK encoded by the coding sequence ATGGCCACCCGCAGCAAAAGCAGCCAGCGCTGGCTGAAGGAACACTTCTCCGACCCCTACGTGAAGAAGGCGCAGGCCGAGGGCCTGCGTTCGCGGGCGGCCTACAAGCTGGAGGAACTGCTGGAACGCGACCGCCTGCTGAAGCCCGGCATGGTGGTCGTGGACCTGGGCGCCGCCCCGGGCGGCTGGTCCCAGTTCGTCCGCCAGGCGCTGGGCGACCATGGCCGGGTGGTGGCCATGGACATCCTGGAGATGCCCCCGCTGGCCGGGGTGGAATTCCTTCATGGGGATTTCAGGGAAGATGGCGTCCTATCGCAGCTGGAAGCCATGTTGAACGGCCAGCCCGTGGACCTTGTGCTGTCGGATATGGCCCCCAATAAGAGTGGTGTGGATGCGGTCGACCAGCCGCGCATGATGCATCTGGCCGAGCTGGCGATGGAGTTCGCCGACGCCCACCTGAAGCCGGGCGGGGCGTTCCTGATCAAGCTGTTCCAGGGCACCGGCTTCGACGACTACATCCGCGAGCTTCGCCGCCGATATGACAAGGTGGCGATCCGCAAACCGGACGCCTCGCGCAAGCGGTCGCCCGAGGTCTACGCGCTGGGCCAGGGCAAGCGCATCCAGATCAAGTAA
- the yhbY gene encoding ribosome assembly RNA-binding protein YhbY translates to MPLALTPSQTRFLRGQAHDLKALLQIGGKGVTPAFVAELDEVLEHHELVKVKVAGEDRDARDAMITELATQTDATLVQRIGHTAVLYRPSKERRQIVLPRG, encoded by the coding sequence ATGCCCCTCGCGCTGACCCCTTCCCAGACCCGTTTCCTGCGCGGCCAGGCTCACGACCTGAAAGCCCTGCTGCAGATTGGCGGCAAAGGGGTGACGCCCGCCTTCGTCGCCGAGCTGGACGAGGTGCTGGAGCACCACGAGCTGGTCAAGGTGAAGGTGGCCGGGGAAGACCGCGACGCCCGCGATGCGATGATCACCGAGCTGGCCACCCAGACGGATGCCACCCTGGTACAGCGCATCGGCCATACCGCCGTGCTGTACCGCCCCAGCAAGGAACGCAGGCAGATCGTGCTGCCGCGCGGCTGA
- a CDS encoding Mth938-like domain-containing protein — translation MQLNHELPDYAFSLRGADGHTARVNDRVLTTSFILSPQQLQEGWPVQDSAALEPADMDALLALQPEVILLGTGERQVFPPAAVMAACLRQGVGLEVMTNAAAARTFNILAGEARRVVAGFLLSPA, via the coding sequence ATGCAGCTGAACCACGAACTTCCCGACTACGCCTTCTCGCTTCGCGGCGCCGATGGCCACACGGCACGCGTGAACGACCGCGTGCTGACCACCAGCTTCATCCTCTCACCCCAGCAGCTGCAGGAAGGCTGGCCGGTGCAGGACAGCGCGGCGCTGGAGCCGGCCGACATGGATGCCCTGCTGGCCTTGCAGCCTGAGGTCATCCTGCTGGGCACGGGCGAACGCCAGGTCTTCCCGCCCGCCGCAGTGATGGCCGCCTGCCTCAGGCAAGGGGTCGGACTGGAAGTGATGACCAATGCCGCGGCCGCGCGCACCTTCAACATCCTCGCCGGCGAAGCCCGCCGCGTGGTGGCGGGCTTCCTGCTGTCCCCTGCATGA
- a CDS encoding D-Ala-D-Ala carboxypeptidase family metallohydrolase — protein sequence MRHGLAGCLLALSCLMLPGCQPPPADEMQRFQAWRTGGNATGSATYQRLLDANGVGEVMPLHVLLRSSRRWRSCSAPEFSLPPPHRRAAIVSTLRVVDRLQQLGIVRADQARSGYRDDALNQCSGGSTRSRHVLNNALDFDLPEEGDRVVQLCRFWRTQGPSLDMGLGFYTPTRIHIDTSGFRTWGRDHRRGTSLCMARAQSG from the coding sequence ATGAGGCACGGCCTGGCAGGCTGCCTGCTGGCGCTGTCGTGCCTCATGCTGCCGGGCTGCCAACCGCCGCCCGCGGATGAGATGCAACGTTTCCAGGCATGGCGGACCGGCGGCAACGCCACCGGCTCGGCGACCTATCAACGACTGCTGGATGCAAACGGTGTGGGCGAAGTGATGCCGCTGCATGTCCTGCTGCGCTCCAGCCGGCGGTGGCGGTCCTGCTCGGCGCCTGAATTCAGCCTGCCACCGCCGCACCGACGGGCAGCGATCGTATCGACGCTGCGCGTGGTGGACCGGCTGCAGCAGTTGGGGATCGTGCGGGCCGATCAGGCCAGGTCGGGCTACCGCGACGACGCGCTCAACCAGTGTTCGGGCGGCAGCACGCGCAGCCGTCATGTGCTCAACAACGCCCTCGATTTCGATCTGCCCGAGGAGGGGGACCGTGTGGTGCAGCTGTGCCGTTTCTGGCGCACGCAAGGCCCGTCGCTCGACATGGGGCTGGGTTTCTACACGCCCACCCGCATCCACATCGACACATCGGGATTCCGCACCTGGGGCCGCGATCACCGTCGTGGCACCTCGCTGTGCATGGCACGCGCTCAGTCGGGCTGA
- a CDS encoding endonuclease/exonuclease/phosphatase family protein, which translates to MRLRLLPATCVLLAAAMLVGCVPSTAKRAAPPDTLTLVTLNLWHDKQDWSHRQDLIVAELAALKPDVIVLQEVLQDVALPNQAGALAQRLGYEYRFFSADPPAQARRYGNAILTRTPVEQTRETKLQPLDDYRNAGWVRTTIAGRPVNLYATHLHYTPEGGAIRARQIASLQAFMRSTQEDVPVVIAGDFNTAATTPELEPLLLRFADAYADAHPGVDVETAAHTTLNTHLGHPATRIDHVLVQRDAYRVVDARIILDQRDATGAWPSDHYGVWVKLERQPD; encoded by the coding sequence ATGAGGCTGCGCCTCTTGCCTGCCACCTGCGTCCTGTTGGCGGCGGCCATGCTCGTCGGTTGCGTACCATCGACGGCGAAGCGCGCAGCCCCCCCCGACACGCTGACGCTGGTCACGCTCAACCTGTGGCACGACAAGCAGGACTGGTCGCACCGGCAGGACCTTATCGTGGCGGAACTGGCCGCGTTGAAACCGGATGTCATCGTGCTGCAGGAAGTACTGCAGGATGTGGCGCTGCCGAACCAGGCCGGCGCGCTCGCGCAGCGACTGGGGTACGAATACCGCTTCTTCTCGGCCGATCCCCCGGCGCAGGCGCGTCGCTACGGCAACGCCATCCTGACGCGCACGCCGGTGGAGCAGACCCGCGAAACGAAACTGCAGCCACTTGACGACTATCGCAATGCGGGCTGGGTACGCACGACGATTGCGGGAAGGCCGGTGAATCTCTACGCGACGCACCTGCACTACACACCGGAAGGCGGCGCCATCCGCGCCCGACAGATCGCCAGCCTGCAGGCGTTCATGCGCTCGACGCAGGAGGACGTGCCCGTCGTCATCGCAGGCGATTTCAATACGGCGGCCACCACGCCGGAACTGGAACCCCTGCTGCTGCGCTTTGCCGATGCCTACGCCGACGCGCATCCGGGCGTGGACGTGGAAACGGCCGCCCACACCACGCTGAACACCCACCTCGGCCATCCGGCCACGCGCATCGACCACGTGCTGGTCCAGCGCGACGCATACCGCGTCGTCGACGCGCGGATCATCCTCGATCAGCGCGATGCGACGGGCGCCTGGCCCTCCGACCACTACGGCGTGTGGGTCAAGCTGGAACGTCAGCCCGACTGA
- a CDS encoding peptidoglycan DD-metalloendopeptidase family protein codes for MDLENTTTRLATTLRSGTKTSFRVLVIATIWLALAACSSTVVRETSSTPSRTASQPKPGQTVRVQRGDTLYGIAFRNGIDQRDLASWNGIAAPYTIYPGQILKLYPGSGRASTSGTTTPRPPAATTTPRPVPPPATVTRPPVIQNPASSGFAWRWPAEGHIIGRFTAGDATKQGIDIAGSSGQAVRAAADGVVVYSGAGLVGYGELVIIKHSEAWLSAYGHNRKRLVNEGQNVKAGQQIAEMGSSGAAREMLHFEIRYNGKPVDPMLYLPKR; via the coding sequence ATGGATCTGGAAAACACGACGACGCGCCTGGCCACGACCCTTCGTTCTGGAACGAAGACATCGTTCCGCGTCCTTGTCATCGCCACGATCTGGCTGGCGCTGGCCGCCTGCTCGAGCACCGTCGTGCGCGAAACGTCCTCGACGCCCTCCCGGACCGCATCGCAGCCCAAGCCCGGGCAGACCGTGCGTGTGCAGCGCGGCGACACGCTGTACGGGATCGCATTCCGCAACGGTATCGACCAGCGCGACCTGGCCAGCTGGAACGGCATCGCAGCGCCGTACACCATCTATCCCGGCCAGATCTTGAAGCTGTATCCGGGAAGCGGGCGTGCGTCCACCAGCGGAACCACGACCCCCCGTCCGCCCGCCGCCACGACCACCCCGCGCCCGGTACCGCCGCCGGCCACAGTGACGCGGCCCCCCGTGATACAGAATCCGGCGAGCAGCGGCTTCGCCTGGCGCTGGCCTGCCGAAGGCCACATCATCGGGCGTTTCACGGCCGGCGATGCCACCAAGCAGGGCATCGATATCGCGGGCAGCAGCGGCCAGGCCGTGCGTGCGGCAGCCGATGGCGTGGTGGTGTATTCCGGCGCCGGGCTGGTCGGCTATGGCGAACTGGTCATCATCAAGCACAGCGAAGCCTGGCTTTCCGCCTACGGCCACAACCGCAAGCGGCTGGTCAACGAAGGCCAGAACGTGAAGGCCGGCCAGCAGATCGCGGAAATGGGCAGCAGTGGCGCGGCGCGAGAAATGCTGCACTTCGAGATCCGCTACAACGGCAAGCCGGTGGATCCGATGCTCTACCTGCCCAAGCGCTGA
- a CDS encoding exopolysaccharide biosynthesis protein — MTSAHSETTGNGTSLGEQLADIIDRLPEDHLSLGELLDVFSDEGLLLLTILLTLVFLIPVSIPGVSTVFGAAILLVGISRLIGRPLWLPQRLKARALPADRLRPGLKAGMTWVRRLERISRPHRLRVFVDGRAQDVFNNLAFILAALLLMAPFGFVPFSNTLPALALLLYAIGFIQRDGGAVLLGHLSNIGTMIYFGVLIGGGGVAAHELFQRFTS; from the coding sequence ATGACGTCTGCACACAGCGAAACAACCGGCAACGGCACGTCACTGGGCGAGCAGCTGGCCGACATCATCGACCGCCTGCCGGAAGACCATCTGAGCCTGGGCGAACTGCTGGACGTTTTCAGCGATGAAGGCCTGTTGCTGCTCACCATCCTGCTGACGCTGGTGTTCCTGATCCCGGTGTCGATTCCCGGGGTCAGCACGGTGTTCGGCGCCGCCATCCTGCTGGTGGGCATCAGCCGTCTGATCGGCCGTCCGCTGTGGTTGCCACAGCGCCTCAAGGCGCGCGCACTGCCGGCAGACCGCCTGCGTCCCGGTTTGAAGGCCGGCATGACGTGGGTGCGTCGCCTCGAAAGGATCAGCCGCCCGCATCGCTTGCGTGTCTTCGTCGACGGCCGTGCGCAGGATGTCTTCAACAATCTGGCCTTCATCCTGGCGGCGCTGCTGCTGATGGCGCCGTTTGGATTCGTGCCGTTCAGCAACACCCTGCCAGCCTTGGCGCTGCTGCTCTATGCGATCGGTTTCATCCAGCGCGATGGCGGCGCGGTGCTGCTGGGGCACCTGTCCAACATCGGTACGATGATCTACTTCGGTGTCCTCATCGGGGGCGGTGGGGTGGCGGCACATGAACTGTTCCAGCGCTTCACGAGTTGA
- a CDS encoding protein-L-isoaspartate(D-aspartate) O-methyltransferase, translated as MTPRLRLQPEAVGMGMTSQRVRDRLVERLREGTANSAGIADERVLNAIRMLPRHLFVDEALATRAYEDTALPIGHSQTISQPWVVARMTEVLLENAPKKVLEIGTGSGYQAAVLAALGLEVYTVERIGDLLRQARKRLRQLGMNVRSKHDDGRIGWAEHGPYDGIIVTAAAPALVQALIEQLAVGGQLVAPVGGSGSQSLVRLVKREDGGIDETTLAPVVFVPLLAGTLD; from the coding sequence GTGACGCCACGCCTGCGCCTGCAACCCGAAGCCGTCGGCATGGGCATGACCTCGCAGCGCGTGCGCGACCGCCTGGTCGAACGCCTGCGCGAGGGCACCGCCAACAGCGCGGGCATCGCTGACGAGCGCGTGCTGAACGCCATCCGCATGCTGCCGCGCCATCTGTTCGTCGATGAGGCGCTGGCGACGCGGGCTTACGAAGACACCGCGCTGCCCATCGGCCACAGCCAGACCATTTCGCAGCCGTGGGTCGTGGCCCGCATGACCGAGGTCCTGCTGGAGAATGCGCCGAAGAAGGTGCTGGAGATCGGCACCGGTTCCGGTTACCAGGCCGCGGTGCTTGCCGCGCTGGGCCTGGAGGTCTACACGGTGGAACGCATCGGTGACCTGCTGCGGCAGGCGCGCAAGCGCTTGCGCCAGTTGGGCATGAACGTGCGCAGCAAGCACGACGACGGCCGCATCGGCTGGGCGGAGCACGGCCCCTACGACGGCATCATCGTGACGGCCGCGGCGCCCGCGCTGGTGCAGGCGCTGATCGAACAACTCGCGGTGGGCGGCCAACTGGTTGCGCCGGTCGGCGGCAGCGGCTCGCAGTCGCTGGTGCGCCTGGTCAAGCGCGAGGATGGCGGGATTGATGAAACCACGCTGGCACCGGTGGTGTTCGTGCCGTTGCTTGCCGGCACGCTGGACTGA
- the surE gene encoding 5'/3'-nucleotidase SurE, with translation MRVLVSNDDGVDAPGIRILAEGLRAAGHEVYVVAPDRDRSGASNSLTLDLPIRLKRIDHYTCSIAGTPTDCVHLALTGMLDFEPDIVVSGINNSANLGDDVIYSGTVSAAMEGRFLGLPAVAMSLVTHNHEPKHFETAARAAVEIVARLKSDPLPADTILNVNVPDLAWADVKGFEVTRLGNRHRSEPCVPQPDPRGRTVYWIGPAGREQDAGAGTDFHAVRTGNISITPIHVDLTRYQALEKVASWVGGLTAALETSA, from the coding sequence ATGCGCGTACTGGTCAGCAACGACGACGGCGTTGACGCCCCCGGCATCCGAATCCTGGCGGAGGGCCTGCGGGCCGCCGGCCATGAGGTCTACGTGGTGGCGCCCGATCGCGATCGTTCCGGAGCCAGCAACTCGCTGACGCTGGACCTGCCCATCCGCCTCAAGCGCATCGACCACTACACGTGCAGCATCGCCGGCACGCCGACCGACTGCGTGCACCTGGCGCTGACCGGGATGCTGGATTTCGAACCGGACATCGTGGTGTCGGGCATCAACAACTCCGCCAACCTGGGCGATGACGTGATCTATTCCGGCACCGTCTCGGCGGCGATGGAAGGACGCTTCCTGGGCCTGCCCGCCGTGGCGATGTCGCTGGTCACGCACAACCATGAGCCGAAGCACTTCGAGACCGCCGCGCGCGCCGCGGTGGAGATCGTGGCGCGACTCAAGTCCGATCCGCTGCCCGCCGATACCATCCTCAATGTCAACGTGCCTGACCTGGCGTGGGCCGACGTGAAGGGATTCGAGGTCACCCGCCTCGGCAATCGCCACCGCTCCGAACCCTGTGTGCCGCAACCGGATCCGCGCGGGCGCACGGTGTACTGGATCGGTCCCGCGGGACGCGAACAGGATGCGGGGGCCGGCACCGACTTCCATGCCGTGCGCACGGGGAATATTTCCATCACGCCCATCCATGTCGACCTGACGCGCTACCAGGCGCTGGAAAAGGTCGCCAGCTGGGTCGGCGGCCTGACCGCGGCACTGGAGACGTCGGCGTGA
- a CDS encoding Smr/MutS family protein has product MSRPAAPDDDDAALFREAIGDVRRIDDAPLPPRKAPPKPAARMAERDERDARSEFQRGLDETALLSAGDTLSHRRDTLPPRIFQRLKRGQFSVQDELDLHGATALQAEGLLRQFLADAHDHDYGCVRIIHGKGQRSDRDAPVLKNTVDRLLRQRGDVLAFHSAPPAQGGTGAVLVLLARPRG; this is encoded by the coding sequence ATGTCCCGCCCCGCCGCCCCGGATGATGACGATGCCGCGCTGTTCCGCGAGGCCATCGGCGATGTCAGGCGGATCGACGACGCGCCACTGCCGCCACGCAAGGCACCGCCCAAGCCCGCTGCGCGCATGGCCGAGCGCGATGAGCGGGATGCACGCAGCGAATTCCAGCGTGGCCTGGACGAAACCGCCCTGCTGTCGGCCGGCGACACGCTCAGCCATCGCCGCGACACGCTGCCGCCACGCATCTTCCAGCGGTTGAAGCGCGGCCAGTTTTCCGTGCAGGACGAGCTTGACCTGCACGGGGCCACGGCCTTGCAGGCCGAAGGGCTGCTGCGCCAGTTCCTGGCGGATGCCCACGACCACGACTACGGCTGCGTGCGCATCATCCATGGCAAGGGCCAGCGCTCGGACCGCGATGCGCCGGTCCTGAAGAACACGGTGGACCGGCTGTTGCGACAGCGCGGCGATGTGCTGGCGTTCCACTCCGCGCCACCGGCACAGGGCGGTACCGGCGCGGTGCTGGTGCTGCTGGCACGGCCACGTGGCTGA
- the truD gene encoding tRNA pseudouridine(13) synthase TruD, with protein sequence MSDGLPRAFGAPVVSARIRSAPEDFFVEEVAGFEPSGEGEHLLLTIEKRGLNTSFVAKRLAEWAGIAEMGVGYAGMKDRHAVTRQRFTVHLPKRVAPALDTLPSDGLRVLESTWHNRKLPRGALAGNRFVLVLRDVQGDLAAIEARLQQVAAHGLPNWFGEQRFGRDGGNVASALAMFAGRRMRREQRSLLISAARSELFNRVLAARLADASWNRGLEGEVWMLAGSRSVFGPEPWSDALAQRLAAFDIHPSGPLWGAGELRSQSRSAEVEVAALQSDDARALCAGLEKEGLRQERRALRLRPEGLSWRWLQPGCLQLEFALPPGSYATAVLHELGDVADRPAPEDRSSEST encoded by the coding sequence GTGAGCGACGGCCTTCCGCGTGCCTTCGGGGCGCCGGTGGTGTCGGCGCGCATCCGCAGCGCGCCGGAGGATTTCTTCGTCGAGGAAGTTGCGGGTTTCGAGCCGAGCGGCGAAGGCGAGCACCTGCTGCTGACCATCGAGAAGCGCGGCCTCAATACGTCTTTCGTCGCCAAGCGGCTTGCGGAGTGGGCCGGCATTGCGGAAATGGGCGTGGGTTATGCAGGCATGAAGGATCGCCATGCGGTCACCCGCCAGCGCTTCACCGTGCACCTGCCCAAGCGCGTGGCGCCCGCGCTGGACACGCTGCCATCGGATGGCCTGCGCGTGCTGGAATCGACCTGGCACAACCGCAAGCTGCCACGCGGCGCGCTGGCGGGCAACCGCTTCGTGCTGGTGCTGCGTGACGTGCAGGGCGACCTGGCTGCCATCGAAGCGCGCCTGCAGCAGGTCGCCGCACACGGATTGCCGAACTGGTTCGGCGAACAACGCTTCGGTCGCGATGGCGGCAACGTGGCGTCGGCACTTGCGATGTTCGCCGGCAGGCGCATGCGGCGCGAGCAGCGCTCGCTGCTGATTTCGGCGGCGCGCTCCGAGTTGTTCAATCGCGTGCTGGCGGCGCGCCTGGCCGATGCCAGCTGGAACCGTGGGCTGGAAGGCGAAGTGTGGATGCTGGCCGGCAGCCGCAGCGTGTTCGGCCCCGAGCCGTGGAGCGATGCGCTGGCGCAGCGACTGGCCGCGTTCGACATCCATCCCAGCGGACCGCTCTGGGGCGCGGGCGAGCTGCGCAGCCAGTCCCGGTCGGCGGAGGTCGAGGTGGCGGCGTTGCAGTCCGACGACGCACGGGCGCTTTGCGCGGGCCTGGAGAAGGAGGGCCTGCGGCAGGAGCGCCGTGCCCTGCGGCTTCGTCCGGAAGGCCTGTCGTGGCGATGGCTCCAGCCCGGTTGCCTGCAACTTGAATTCGCCCTGCCGCCCGGCAGCTACGCCACCGCCGTGCTGCACGAACTGGGTGATGTGGCGGATCGTCCGGCCCCGGAAGACCGTTCGTCGGAAAGCACCTGA
- the ispF gene encoding 2-C-methyl-D-erythritol 2,4-cyclodiphosphate synthase, producing MQTSLNIRIGHGFDVHAFGEGDHVMLGGVRVPHDRGVLAHSDGDVVLHALCDAMLGALALGDIGRHFPPSDPQWKGADSRAFLRHCNALIAALGWQVGNADVTVICERPKVGPHADAMRGCVATDLGIPLDRISIKATTTEKLGFTGRAEGIAAQAVVLLVKA from the coding sequence ATGCAGACCTCCTTGAATATCCGCATCGGCCACGGTTTCGACGTGCATGCCTTCGGCGAAGGCGACCACGTGATGCTGGGGGGGGTTCGGGTGCCCCATGATCGCGGCGTGCTGGCACACAGCGATGGCGACGTGGTGCTGCACGCGCTGTGCGACGCCATGCTGGGCGCATTGGCGCTGGGCGACATCGGCAGGCATTTCCCGCCCTCCGATCCGCAATGGAAGGGCGCGGACAGCCGGGCGTTCCTCAGGCACTGCAATGCACTGATCGCAGCGCTGGGATGGCAGGTGGGCAACGCCGATGTCACCGTCATCTGCGAACGCCCGAAGGTGGGCCCGCATGCGGACGCAATGCGCGGGTGCGTTGCCACGGATCTGGGCATTCCACTCGATCGCATCAGCATCAAGGCCACCACCACCGAGAAGCTGGGCTTCACCGGTCGCGCGGAAGGCATCGCCGCGCAGGCCGTCGTGCTGCTGGTGAAGGCGTGA
- the ispD gene encoding 2-C-methyl-D-erythritol 4-phosphate cytidylyltransferase, with amino-acid sequence MMARVWAVVPAAGRGTRFGGDLPKQYLVVDGAPLIAHALTALFAHDAVEGAVVPVSENDPDWPGWTEFAGKAVQSCIGGATRAASVLAGLQALPGSVRADDFVLVHDAARPNLSLTDLSHLMERGRNDPVGAILAAPVRDTLKRAGDDGGIDATEPRERLWRAFTPQLFRRMQLTRALESALADGVEVTDEAMAMERLGLRPLLVEGSESNFKITTPADLARFAFELAQRSR; translated from the coding sequence CTGATGGCACGCGTCTGGGCCGTGGTGCCCGCTGCCGGGCGTGGTACACGATTCGGTGGTGATCTGCCGAAGCAGTATCTCGTCGTCGACGGCGCTCCGCTGATCGCGCATGCGCTGACGGCACTGTTCGCCCACGATGCGGTGGAAGGTGCCGTGGTGCCGGTCTCCGAAAACGATCCCGACTGGCCGGGCTGGACGGAATTCGCCGGCAAGGCCGTGCAGTCCTGCATCGGCGGTGCCACCCGCGCCGCCTCGGTGCTCGCCGGCCTGCAGGCGCTCCCTGGCAGCGTGCGTGCGGACGATTTCGTCCTGGTGCACGACGCCGCGCGGCCCAACCTGTCGCTCACCGATCTCTCGCACCTGATGGAGCGGGGCCGCAACGATCCGGTGGGCGCGATCCTTGCCGCGCCGGTCCGCGACACGCTGAAGCGGGCGGGAGACGATGGCGGCATCGATGCCACCGAGCCGCGCGAGCGCCTGTGGCGCGCGTTCACGCCGCAGCTGTTCCGTCGCATGCAGCTGACCCGTGCGCTGGAAAGCGCACTGGCCGATGGCGTCGAGGTTACCGACGAGGCCATGGCCATGGAGCGACTGGGGCTGCGGCCGCTGCTGGTGGAAGGCTCGGAGAGCAATTTCAAGATCACCACGCCGGCGGATCTGGCGCGGTTCGCGTTCGAGCTGGCACAGCGCAGCCGCTGA
- the ftsB gene encoding cell division protein FtsB: protein MRKAPWLLLVLVLLLGWLQYKFWFGVGSSGQVVALERQVEAQKRENAGLQERNDALAAEVEDLKSGESAVEERARSELGMIKPGEKFYRVVEPVAPVPAAVDEDGGDGQAAEPAP from the coding sequence ATGCGGAAGGCGCCCTGGCTGCTGCTGGTGCTTGTACTGCTGCTGGGATGGCTGCAGTACAAGTTCTGGTTCGGCGTGGGCAGTTCCGGCCAGGTCGTCGCGCTGGAGCGGCAGGTCGAAGCGCAGAAGCGCGAGAACGCGGGCCTGCAGGAGCGCAACGACGCGCTCGCCGCCGAAGTCGAGGACCTCAAGTCCGGTGAGTCGGCGGTGGAGGAGCGCGCGCGCAGCGAGCTGGGCATGATCAAGCCGGGCGAGAAGTTCTATCGCGTGGTGGAGCCCGTCGCGCCGGTGCCGGCTGCCGTCGACGAGGATGGCGGTGATGGCCAAGCCGCGGAGCCGGCCCCCTGA
- the eno gene encoding phosphopyruvate hydratase has product MTQIAKIHAREILDSRGNPTLEAEVTLEDGSFGRAMVPSGASTGTKEAVELRDGDKTRYLGKGVRKAVENVNTAIATALKGFDAVDQEGLDRRLIDLDGTENKGRLGANALLGVSLANAHAVAASKKIPLCQHLANGEVTLPVPMMNIINGGAHADNNVDFQEFMVLPVGFDSFAESLRAGTEIFHSLKSVLKGHGLSTAVGDEGGFAPDFRSNVEALDTILEAIGKAGYTAGEDVQLGLDVASSEFFDNGKYHLVGENKRLTSEQFVDFLADWAAQYPIITIEDGLAEDDWAGWKLLTDRIGKKVQLVGDDLFVTNPKIFKEGIESGTANAILIKVNQIGTLTETLEAISMAHHANYAAVVSHRSGETEDTTIADIAVATTATQIKTGSLCRSDRVAKYNQLLRIEEALGSKARYAGRNAFVSLKK; this is encoded by the coding sequence ATGACCCAGATCGCCAAGATCCACGCCCGCGAAATCCTCGATTCCCGCGGCAACCCCACCCTCGAAGCCGAGGTCACGCTGGAGGACGGTTCCTTTGGTCGCGCCATGGTGCCGTCCGGCGCCTCGACCGGCACCAAGGAAGCCGTCGAGCTGCGTGACGGCGACAAGACCCGTTACCTGGGCAAGGGCGTGCGCAAGGCGGTGGAGAACGTCAACACCGCCATCGCGACCGCGCTGAAAGGCTTCGATGCCGTCGACCAGGAAGGGCTGGACCGCCGCCTGATCGATCTGGACGGTACCGAGAACAAGGGTCGCCTGGGCGCCAACGCGCTGCTTGGCGTGTCGCTGGCCAACGCCCACGCCGTGGCGGCGTCGAAGAAGATCCCGCTGTGCCAGCACCTGGCCAACGGCGAAGTGACGCTGCCGGTGCCGATGATGAACATCATCAACGGCGGCGCGCACGCGGACAACAACGTGGACTTCCAGGAGTTCATGGTGCTGCCGGTCGGTTTCGATTCGTTCGCCGAATCGCTGCGTGCCGGTACCGAGATCTTCCACTCGCTGAAGTCGGTGCTGAAGGGCCATGGCCTGAGTACGGCGGTCGGTGACGAGGGCGGCTTCGCGCCCGACTTCCGCAGCAACGTGGAAGCGCTGGACACCATCCTCGAGGCAATCGGCAAGGCCGGTTACACCGCCGGCGAAGACGTGCAGCTGGGCCTGGACGTGGCTTCCAGCGAATTCTTCGACAACGGCAAGTACCACCTGGTGGGCGAAAACAAGCGCCTGACCAGCGAGCAGTTCGTCGATTTCCTGGCCGACTGGGCCGCGCAGTACCCGATCATCACCATCGAGGACGGCCTGGCCGAAGACGACTGGGCGGGCTGGAAGCTGCTGACCGACCGCATCGGCAAGAAAGTGCAGCTGGTCGGCGACGACCTGTTCGTCACCAACCCGAAGATCTTCAAGGAAGGCATCGAGTCCGGCACCGCCAACGCGATCCTGATCAAGGTCAACCAGATCGGCACGCTGACCGAAACGCTGGAAGCGATCTCGATGGCGCACCACGCCAACTATGCGGCGGTCGTGTCCCACCGCTCCGGCGAAACCGAGGACACCACCATCGCCGACATCGCGGTGGCGACCACGGCGACCCAGATCAAGACCGGCTCGCTTTGCCGCAGCGACCGCGTGGCCAAGTACAACCAGCTGCTGCGCATCGAAGAAGCGCTGGGCAGCAAGGCACGCTACGCCGGCCGCAACGCCTTCGTGTCGCTGAAGAAGTAA